The DNA window TCCTCGACGTCAATGTCGGTGGGCGACAGGTCTTCCCGCTCGCCCACCGCCTCGAAGGCCGGATGCCCATCATCTTCGCGACCGGCTACGACCAGACGGGAATTCCGGCCGAATGGCACGGGCGCCCCATGCTGCAGAAGCCTTACACCTCGGAGGATGTGGCGCGCGCGCTCACACGGGTGCTGGACGGGCGTTAGGGGATAAGTAAGCCTGGCGTGCCGCAAAGCCGGCAAATATAGCTTATCCGCATTCCCTTCCTCTGCCGAACATAGTATCGGAGGGAGGATGGAGCCATAGTGGCTCCGGCTCGCATGCGCAACAAGGCAGATCGATGATGCTACGCCGGATAGGTGAGCGCGGCGCAGAGGACTTCGCGCCGGCCCGGTCACGGGAGCTGTCCGACCGCATCTGCCTCGCGGGTCTCGGCGTGGAAATCCCGGAAGCCTCGATTTCCAACGAGGAACTGGTCGACGCGTTCAATCGCTGGGTCGGGGCCGAGAACATGGGCCGCGCCGAGCGCGGAGAGGAGCCGCTGCCCGGCTCGAGCGCGGATTTCATCGTGCATGCGTCCGGCATCCGTCGGCGTCACGTCTATGAGCGGGAGGGCATCCTCGATCCGGCCCGCATGGCCCCCGTCATACCCGCGCGCGGCGATGGCGAGCTCTCGGTGATGGCCGAGTTCGGGCTCAAGGCCGCCCGCAAGGCGCTGGCGCATGCCAAGGCTTCGCCGCGCGATATCGATCTCGTCATCTGCTCGGCCGCCCATCACCAGCGGCCCTATCCGGCGATCGCCATCGAGATCCAGCAGGCGCTGGGGGCGGAAGGGGCCGCTTTCGACATGGGGCTCGGCTGCTCCTCGGCGCTCGCGGGACTGCATATGGCCGCCAATCTCGTGCGTGCGGGAGCGCACCGCCGCATCCTCGTGGTCACGCCGGAGCTGATCACCGCCCACCTGAATTTCCGCGACCGGCAGACGCATTTCATCTTCGGCGACGCGGCGGTGGCCTTCGTCGTGGAGGCGATGGATCAGGGCAGTCACTATCCCGGCCGCTTCGAGGTCGTCGACACCCGCCTCTGGACGCAGTTCTCCAGCAATATCCGCACCAATTTCGGCTTCATGAGCCGCCTTGCCCAGGAAGACCCCTACAATCTCGCGATGGAGGGGCAACTCATCAAGCAGATCGGCAACAAGGTCTTCAAGGAGGTCACGGTCGCCGGCCATCAGTTCATCGTCGAGTTCCTGGCCGAGTACGGCCACACGCCGCACACCATGCGCCGGTTCTGGCTGCACCAGGCCAATGCCCGCATGAATGCGATGATCCTCAAGCTCGCCTTCGGGGAGGAGGTGGGGCAGGACCGTGCGCCGACCGTGCTGGAGCGGCTCGGCAACACGGCCGCCGCGGGCGCCGTCATCGCGCTCGCCGAAAACCACGAGGACATGGAGCCCGGCCAGTTCGGC is part of the Chelativorans sp. AA-79 genome and encodes:
- a CDS encoding response regulator, whose product is MSSDPNNFDGLRIFIVEDEALVAMNLEMILEDLGCLIVGPAMRFDRAEAMIGGELAADVAILDVNVGGRQVFPLAHRLEGRMPIIFATGYDQTGIPAEWHGRPMLQKPYTSEDVARALTRVLDGR
- a CDS encoding beta-ketoacyl-ACP synthase III — encoded protein: MLRRIGERGAEDFAPARSRELSDRICLAGLGVEIPEASISNEELVDAFNRWVGAENMGRAERGEEPLPGSSADFIVHASGIRRRHVYEREGILDPARMAPVIPARGDGELSVMAEFGLKAARKALAHAKASPRDIDLVICSAAHHQRPYPAIAIEIQQALGAEGAAFDMGLGCSSALAGLHMAANLVRAGAHRRILVVTPELITAHLNFRDRQTHFIFGDAAVAFVVEAMDQGSHYPGRFEVVDTRLWTQFSSNIRTNFGFMSRLAQEDPYNLAMEGQLIKQIGNKVFKEVTVAGHQFIVEFLAEYGHTPHTMRRFWLHQANARMNAMILKLAFGEEVGQDRAPTVLERLGNTAAAGAVIALAENHEDMEPGQFGLLCAFGAGYSIGGALLRMM